In a single window of the Pongo abelii isolate AG06213 chromosome 1, NHGRI_mPonAbe1-v2.0_pri, whole genome shotgun sequence genome:
- the LOC100446582 gene encoding PRAME family member 5 — translation MSIRTPPRLLELAGRSLLRDKALAISTLEQLPTELFPPLFMEAFSRRRCEALKLMVQAWPFRRLPLRPLMKMPCLEAFQAVLDGLDALLTHGVRPRRWKLQVLDLQDVCENFWMVWSEAMAHGCFLNAMRNKKPVQDCPRMRGQQPLTVFIELWLKNRTLDEYLTCLLLWVKPRKDVLHLCCKKLKILGMPFRNIRSTLKMVNLDCIQEVEVNCKWILPILTQFTPYLGQMRNLQKLVLSHMDVSRYVSPEQKKEIVAQFTTQFLKLHHLQMLYMNSVSLLEGHLDQLLSCLKTSLKILAITNCVLLESDLKHLSQCPSISQLKTLDLSGVRLANFSLVPLQVLLEKVAATLEYLELDDCGIVDSQVNVILPALSRCFELTTFSFCGNPISMATLENLLCHTIRLNNICLELYPVPRESYDADGTLCWSRFDQLRADLMGRVRDLRHPKRILFCTDYCPDCGNRSFYDLEADQCCC, via the exons ATGAGCATCCGGACTCCACCCAGACTCCTGGAGCTTGCGGGGCGGAGCCTGCTGAGGGACAAAGCCTTGGCCATCTCCACCCTGGAGCAGCTGCCCACGGAACTTTTCCCCCCACTGTTCATGGAGGCCTTCAGCAGGAGACGCTGTGAGGCCCTGAAGCTGATGGTGCAGGCCTGGCCCTTCCGCCGACTCCCTCTGAGGCCTCTGATGAAGATGCCTTGTCTGGAGGCCTTCCAAGCTGTGCTCGATGGGCTTGATGCACTGCTTACCCACGGGGTTCGTCCCAG GAGGTGGAAACTtcaagtgctggatttacaggatGTCTGTGAGAACTTCTGGATGGTTTGGTCTGAAGCTATGGCCCATGGGTGCTTCCTCAACGCCATGAGGAACAAAAAACCAGTGCAGGACTGTCCAAGGATGAGAGGACAGCAGCCCTTGACTGTGTTCATAGAACTTTGGCTCAAGAACAGGACTCTGGATGAATACCTCACCTGCCTCCTTCTGTGGGTCAAGCCGAGGAAAGATGTACTACACTTGTGCTGTAAGAAGCTGAAAATTTTGGGAATGCCCTTCCGCAATATCAGAAGCACCCTGAAAATGGTGAACCTAGACTgtatccaggaggtggaagtgaaTTGCAAGTGGATACTGCCTATCCTGACACAGTTTACCCCATACCTGGGACAGATGAGGAATCTTCAGAAGCTCGTTCTCTCCCACATGGATGTCTCTCGCTACGTTTCCCCAGAGCAGAAGAAGGAGATTGTTGCGCAGTTCACCACTCAGTTCCTCAAGTTGCACCACCTCCAAATGCTTTATATGAACTCTGTTTCTCTCCTTGAAGGCCACCTGGACCAGCTGCTCAG CTGTCTGAAGACCTCGTTAAAGATCCTCGCAATAACTAACTGTGTGCTTTTGGAATCAGACTTGAAGCATCTATCCCAGTGCCCGAGCATCAGTCAACTAAAGACCCTGGACCTGAGTGGCGTCAGACTGGCCAATTTCAGTCTTGTGCCTCTCCAAGTTCTGCTAGAAAAAGTTGCAGCCACCCTTGAGTACCTGGAATTAGATGACTGTGGTATCGTAGACTCCCAAGTCAACGTCATCCTGCCTGCCCTGAGCCGCTGCTTTGAGCTCACCACCTTCAGCTTCTGTGGAAATCCCATCTCCATGGCCACCCTGGAGAACCTGCTGTGCCACACAATCAGACTCAACAACATATGCCTGGAGCTGTATCCTGTCCCACGGGAGAGTTATGATGCTGATGGTACTCTCTGCTGGAGCAGATTTGACCAACTTAGGGCTGACCTGATGGGGAGAGTGAGGGACTTAAGGCACCCCAAGAGGATCTTGTTCTGTACTGACTACTGCCCTGACTGTGGCAACAGGTCATTTTATGACCTGGAGGCAGATCAGTGCTGCTGTTGA